The window ttatcaATACCACCTCGTTTGAAATCGCAAACTATTGGCATTTGGGGGCGGAAATGCTGCCAAATGTAATCCTACGTAgagaacttttatattatatactcTATTTGGAGTACAGCTGCGGTCGAGATCTTAATCTTATCGGTCTTTATGCGTAAACAAAGCCTCTGGGGTCTGGCAACTTTTCCCCCAGTTCCCCAAAAACCCATATCATTGATATTCTTTCGTTATTTTGCTCTTTCCAGTCCAACGGCCACACAAatggtggcggcggcggcggaggaggagccagCGGAGATGGGGACGGTAATTTCCGCGACCACCCGCTAGCCCAGCATTCGAAATTGACCACCTCGCTGACGGCGGCGGGCACCGACGAGGAGGATATGATCGACATCACACCGCGCTCCAGTCCCGGTGATGTGATCGGCGGTGGAAGCAGCAGCGGCTATCACCGGGAAACGGCCACCGAGTCCGATACGGAACGCGACTTCGGCCAGTCGGGCAATCATCACAATCAACGGACAATGCACCAGCATCACCACCATCAGCATGTGCCAACTCACAGTGCCTTCGGCGAAACCATGGACGGTGAGAGCGGgagaatatatattctattaAATCAAAAGATCAatattttgtcaaatatttttgcCATCTTAATTATTTTGGAGCTGAGAATCGTTTGGGCTGGGGCTGTAGCTTCATGAGCCATCCATTACGCAAAGTTCCACTGTCTGTGGTGTTAATCAAGATCATGATCATATGAGAGCCGCGACGTCACCTTCGTATTCCATATTTTGGTGGCGTGGCTCGCAGCTGTACTTGTCTGGTGGGGAATTCAATTAATATGTACCTATATGTACCTATTTTCATTAGCATAAACGGAAAGAAAAGTGATTGAAGCAACAGTTACATTAATTTAATGCTTCTAGCTTCGGGTCtttattcagaaaataatagaaatggaatttaatttaattatctGATATGTACAATAAACCTGCTAGTAGACTCACGTGAtgataattaaataaataaattacaaatcaatttagTAGGAATTATTTGGTTAAAACCCATAGCCATCATGTGTGAAAGTTAaacatgaaaaataaatagatatTCTAACTCTATCGTTGGCAGTCTCAATTGATACAAAGTCCATAATGTAAACTATTTACTCAAATACCTCCTAAACAAAGTAATTCATAAGCAAGTTTCTAATGTCAGATAGAAATAAGATTGCAATTTCcacaaaataatcataaaatagcTAGAAAAACTTAATGTAAACTGATCAGAATGTTTCTACCTTTATTTGTGGCTTTAGGGGCACTGTCCTTCTATGGCTCCTCGGATGTACAGGACGATATACCGGGCATTGGACAATATGAGGATTTCCACACCATCGACTGGCAAAGGGACATTGCCCGAGATCGTATGCGACATCGATATATAGTCAAGAAACGACAGGACTCTCTCTGGGATCTGATAAAGGTTAGTATCTTCCTTTAgctttttgaatttattttttaacactTCCTTTGTTTTCCAGGGCTCTATTGATGCTGGTTCCGGGTGGTTGTGTGTTTTGCTTGTCGGTATTGCTGCTGGTTGTGTGGCGGGAATGGTGGACATAGGGGCCAGTTGGATGTCGGATCTTAAGCACGGAATCTGTCCTCCCGCCTTCTGGTTCAACCGCGAACAGTGCTGCTATCCGGCCAAGCAGTCAGTGTTTGAGGAGGGTAACTGTTCCACGGTGAGTTCGTATTTGAAACCTTTCAAATGTTTCATTAAATAAGTTAAACTTTTTAGTGGAAAACCTGGCCAGAGATCTTTGGACTGGACCGGACTGGCACTGGACCCTATATTGTTGCATATATTTGGTACGTGCTGTGGGCTTTGCTCTTCGCCGCCCTCAGTGCCTCTCTGGTGCGGATGTTTGCGCCGTATGCCTGCGGATCGGGTATACCCGAGATCAAGACCATCTTGTCGGGCTTCATCATTCGCGGATATCTGGGAAAGTGGACGCTGCTGATTAAATCGGTGGGTCTTATGCTTTCCGTGTCAGCTGGCTTGACTCTTGGCAAGGAGGGACCCATGGTCCATATTGCCAGTTGCATTGGCAACATACTCTCTCACCTGTTTCCCAAATACGGCCGGAACGAGGCCAAGAAGCGTGAGATACTTTCGGCAGCCTCAGCGGCAGGAGTCTCTGTGGCTTTTGGAGCACCGATCGGAGGAGTTTTGTTTTCGCTGGAGGAGGTATCTTACTACTTTCCACTGAAGACACTCTGGCGCTCCTTCTTCTGTGCACTGATTGCGGCATTCGTCTTGAGATCATTAACTCCATTCGGCAACGAACATTCCGTGCTTTTCTTCGTGGAGTACAACAAGCCCTGGATATTCTTTGAACTTATTCCGTTTGTGTTCTTGGGAATCATGGGGGTAAGTTTTAAATGTAACCTATCCTAGAAACCATTATTAATTGTTGTTTCTTCAAGGGCGCCATTGGAACCTTCTTCATCAAGGCCAACTTGTTTTGGTGCCGCTACAGGAAGTTCAGCAAGCTGGGCCAGTATCCCGTCATGGAGGTGCTCTTTGTGACCCTCGTCACTGGCATCATTTGCTACCCGAACCCCTTCACCCGCATGAACATGAACGAGCTGATCTTTTTGTTGGTCAGCAAATGCTCGCCCGGCGATGTCACCAATCCCTTGTGGTAAGTGCCACCTTCAATCTCTCTATATAAGATGGCCTAACCGAATTTCATTTCAGTGAATACAAACGCATGAACATAACGATGGGCAACAGCATCATAGAGGTCACCCAGCCTGGCCCTGGGGTTTATAGCTCCATTTGGCTTCTCATGCTCACCTTTATACTTAAACTGGCCCTCACCATCTTCACGTTTGGCATGAAAGTTCCGGCAGGTCTGTTCATTCCGTCCCTGTTACTGGGCGCCATTATGGGTCGCATTGTTGGAATCGGCGTTGAACAATTTGCGTACAGCTACCCGAATATCTGGTTCTTCACTGGCGAATGTGCGGATAGCAACCTCATCACACCTGGATTGTATGCAGTTGTGGGCGCAGCGGCAGTTTTGGGTGGTGTTACGCGGATGACAGTGTCCCTGGTGGTGATAATGTTTGAGCTGACAGGTGGAGTGCGATATATTGTGCCCTTGATGGCGGCCGCC of the Drosophila ananassae strain 14024-0371.13 chromosome 2R, ASM1763931v2, whole genome shotgun sequence genome contains:
- the LOC6506404 gene encoding H(+)/Cl(-) exchange transporter 5 encodes the protein MEKFPLKGSREAAAEGNNYITAYQTVMKKSNGHTNGGGGGGGGASGDGDGNFRDHPLAQHSKLTTSLTAAGTDEEDMIDITPRSSPGDVIGGGSSSGYHRETATESDTERDFGQSGNHHNQRTMHQHHHHQHVPTHSAFGETMDGALSFYGSSDVQDDIPGIGQYEDFHTIDWQRDIARDRMRHRYIVKKRQDSLWDLIKGSIDAGSGWLCVLLVGIAAGCVAGMVDIGASWMSDLKHGICPPAFWFNREQCCYPAKQSVFEEGNCSTWKTWPEIFGLDRTGTGPYIVAYIWYVLWALLFAALSASLVRMFAPYACGSGIPEIKTILSGFIIRGYLGKWTLLIKSVGLMLSVSAGLTLGKEGPMVHIASCIGNILSHLFPKYGRNEAKKREILSAASAAGVSVAFGAPIGGVLFSLEEVSYYFPLKTLWRSFFCALIAAFVLRSLTPFGNEHSVLFFVEYNKPWIFFELIPFVFLGIMGGAIGTFFIKANLFWCRYRKFSKLGQYPVMEVLFVTLVTGIICYPNPFTRMNMNELIFLLVSKCSPGDVTNPLCEYKRMNITMGNSIIEVTQPGPGVYSSIWLLMLTFILKLALTIFTFGMKVPAGLFIPSLLLGAIMGRIVGIGVEQFAYSYPNIWFFTGECADSNLITPGLYAVVGAAAVLGGVTRMTVSLVVIMFELTGGVRYIVPLMAAAMASKWVGDALGRQGIYDAHIALNGYPFLDSKEEFAHTTLAADVMQPKRNETLNVITQDSMTVDDVENLLKETEHNGYPVVVSRENQYLVGFVLRRDLNLAIGNAKRLIEGISSSSIVLFTSTQPTQNLGPQPLKLKKILDMAPITVTDQTPMETVVDMFRKLGLRQTLVTHNGRLLGVITKKDVLRHVKQMDNEDPNTVLFN